A genomic window from Triticum urartu cultivar G1812 chromosome 7, Tu2.1, whole genome shotgun sequence includes:
- the LOC125519933 gene encoding chaperone protein dnaJ 11, chloroplastic-like, with protein sequence MAGAVPLAPPMVAAARPAAGSLYEALRVGRAATQVEIRTAYRSMAKRLHPDVASCGRGGPEAFLEIRRAYETLSDPAARARYDSSLGVFRGGGAGGVMRVRRWETDQCW encoded by the coding sequence ATGGCGGGAGCAGTGCCTCTGGCGCCGCCGATGGTGGCCGCGGCGAGGCCGGCGGCGGGCTCGCTCTACGAAGCGCTGCGCGTGGGCCGCGCGGCGACGCAGGTGGAGATCAGGACCGCGTACCGCTCCATGGCCAAGCGCCTCCACCCCGACGTCGCCTCCTGCGGCCGCGGGGGTCCCGAGGCGTTCCTGGAGATCCGGAGGGCGTACGAGACGCTGTCCGACCCGGCCGCCAGGGCGCGCTACGACAGCTCGCTCGGGGTGTTCCGCGGCGGGGGCGCCGGCGGCGTGATGCGGGTGCGGAGGTGGGAGACGGACCAGTGCTGGTGA